One genomic segment of Pedobacter endophyticus includes these proteins:
- a CDS encoding glycoside hydrolase family 97 protein, which translates to MNKKLNQYFNHFKILTLIGALLFFGDVFGNVPENGLKSPDGNLVANFSLAAGGVPTYSLKYKGKDVIKVSKLGLQLKDGKHLMNGFTVSDTKTSAFNETWTPVWGEVKEIVNHYNELAVTLTQKETNRYIIIRFRLFNDGLGFRYEFPEQKNLDYFVIKEEKTQFALAGDHKAFWLPGDYDTQEYSTVTSNLSEVRGKMKDAVTPNASQTTFSPTGLQTPLMMKSKDGLYINIHEAALINYSLMSLNLDDKNMILESWLTPDAVGDKGYMQAPCLSPWRTIIVSDKAADILTSKLTYNLNEPTKFKDVSWIKPTKYVGVWWEMITGKSTWAYNNLTSVQLGVTDYSKTIPNGKHAANTTHVKEYIDFAAKNGLDAVLVEGWNEGWEDWFGKTKDYVFDFVTPYPDFDVKEIHRYAASKGIKMIMHHETSSSVRNYERHLDTAYKFMKANGYDAVKSGYVGNIIPRGEHHYGQWLNNHYLYAIQKAAEFKIMVNAHEAVRPTGLARTYPNLIGNESARGTEYEAFGGNNADHTTILPFTRLIGGPMDYTPGIFETRVSAYNPENNSFVHSTLARQLALYVTMYSPLQMAADLPETYNKYIDAFQFIKDVAVDWDDTKVLEAEPGDYITFARKAKGKNNWFVGRTNDEVARTSNINFSFLDAGKKYIATIYADAKDAHYETNPKAYTIRKMEVTNRTKLSIPCAPGGGYAISVMAK; encoded by the coding sequence ATGAATAAAAAACTTAACCAATACTTTAACCACTTCAAAATCCTTACTTTAATTGGCGCTTTGCTATTTTTCGGCGACGTTTTCGGGAACGTTCCCGAAAACGGCTTGAAGTCGCCTGATGGTAATCTGGTGGCAAATTTTTCGTTGGCAGCGGGCGGCGTACCAACCTACAGCTTGAAATACAAGGGTAAGGATGTGATTAAAGTGAGCAAGCTGGGTTTGCAATTAAAGGATGGCAAACACCTGATGAATGGCTTCACAGTATCAGACACGAAAACGAGTGCTTTTAACGAAACCTGGACGCCTGTTTGGGGAGAAGTTAAGGAAATTGTGAATCATTATAACGAGCTTGCCGTTACCTTAACCCAAAAGGAAACTAACCGTTACATCATCATTCGGTTTCGTTTATTTAATGATGGACTCGGCTTCAGGTATGAGTTTCCGGAGCAGAAGAATCTCGATTACTTCGTTATAAAAGAAGAGAAAACGCAGTTTGCTTTGGCCGGCGATCATAAAGCATTTTGGCTGCCGGGCGATTATGATACACAAGAGTACAGTACCGTAACATCGAACCTATCAGAAGTTCGTGGCAAAATGAAAGACGCCGTAACGCCTAATGCATCGCAAACCACTTTCTCGCCAACGGGTTTGCAAACCCCTTTGATGATGAAAAGTAAAGACGGCCTCTATATCAATATCCACGAAGCCGCTTTGATCAATTATTCGTTAATGTCGTTAAACCTCGATGATAAGAATATGATTTTAGAATCGTGGTTAACACCCGATGCTGTGGGCGATAAAGGCTACATGCAAGCACCTTGTTTATCGCCATGGCGAACAATTATTGTAAGCGACAAGGCTGCGGATATTTTAACCTCAAAATTAACTTACAACCTTAACGAACCTACAAAGTTTAAAGATGTATCTTGGATTAAGCCGACCAAATATGTTGGCGTTTGGTGGGAAATGATTACAGGCAAAAGCACCTGGGCTTATAACAATTTAACGAGTGTGCAACTGGGTGTTACCGATTACTCAAAAACAATACCGAACGGAAAACATGCCGCAAACACCACTCACGTGAAAGAATACATCGATTTCGCTGCAAAAAACGGATTGGATGCCGTTTTGGTGGAAGGCTGGAATGAGGGCTGGGAAGATTGGTTCGGCAAAACCAAAGATTATGTGTTCGATTTTGTAACGCCATATCCCGATTTCGATGTGAAAGAAATTCACCGTTATGCTGCCAGCAAAGGCATTAAAATGATTATGCATCACGAAACTTCTTCATCAGTTCGTAATTATGAAAGGCATTTAGATACCGCCTATAAGTTTATGAAAGCCAATGGTTACGATGCCGTAAAAAGCGGTTATGTAGGCAACATTATTCCCCGTGGCGAGCATCATTACGGGCAGTGGCTAAACAACCATTACCTGTATGCCATACAAAAGGCGGCCGAGTTTAAAATTATGGTAAATGCACACGAGGCAGTTCGCCCAACCGGCCTGGCCCGTACTTATCCCAATTTAATTGGCAATGAATCGGCCCGCGGAACCGAATACGAAGCTTTTGGCGGAAACAACGCCGATCATACTACAATTTTACCATTTACACGTTTAATTGGTGGTCCGATGGACTACACGCCGGGCATTTTTGAAACTAGAGTGAGTGCCTATAATCCCGAAAATAATTCGTTTGTTCACAGTACACTCGCCCGTCAGTTGGCGCTGTATGTAACCATGTATAGTCCGCTGCAAATGGCTGCCGATTTACCAGAAACCTATAATAAATACATCGATGCTTTTCAGTTTATTAAGGATGTTGCCGTTGATTGGGATGACACCAAAGTTTTGGAAGCAGAACCGGGAGACTACATCACTTTCGCCCGCAAGGCAAAAGGCAAAAACAACTGGTTTGTTGGGCGCACCAATGATGAGGTTGCACGCACTTCTAACATTAATTTCAGCTTTCTTGATGCTGGTAAAAAATACATTGCAACCATTTATGCCGATGCGAAAGATGCGCATTACGAAACCAACCCAAAAGCCTATACCATTCGCAAAATGGAAGTAACCAACAGAACGAAGCTAAGCATACCTTGCGCACCGGGTGGAGGTTATGCAATAAGCGTTATGGCGAAGTAG
- a CDS encoding OsmC family protein: MVKATINKEHYACSVTNGSHDIVVDEPLELGGTHKGFAPKGLLMASLASCVAITLRMYVDRKGWAVEKIEVEVNMGVENAEDVFYEEITCTGNLTEEQKARLETIASKCPVSKILTVGHDVRSKVL, from the coding sequence ATGGTAAAAGCAACAATAAACAAAGAACACTATGCTTGTTCGGTAACTAACGGATCGCACGATATTGTAGTGGATGAACCTCTTGAATTGGGCGGCACGCACAAGGGCTTTGCACCGAAAGGACTTTTGATGGCTTCGCTGGCCTCATGTGTGGCAATAACGCTACGGATGTATGTAGACAGGAAGGGATGGGCGGTGGAAAAAATTGAAGTAGAAGTGAACATGGGCGTAGAAAATGCCGAGGATGTATTTTACGAAGAGATTACCTGCACAGGCAACCTTACCGAAGAGCAAAAGGCCCGGCTGGAAACCATTGCATCAAAGTGCCCTGTTAGCAAAATTTTAACCGTAGGCCACGATGTGCGCTCGAAAGTGCTATAG
- the dapB gene encoding 4-hydroxy-tetrahydrodipicolinate reductase, translating into MKIALLGYGKMGQIIEKFALERGHEIVLKITIDNQADLTRQNLKLADVAIDFSTPDSVLNNISTCFDANVPVVVGTTGWYGKLQEVKNDCNSSNNALLYGSNFSIGVNLFFKLNQMLAKLMNNYPAYEVQVEEIHHTQKLDSPSGTAITLAEGIVDNLDRKSEWLNELIGTHVEVFPKAEQLLIESHRIENIPGTHSVIYSSEVDDIEIKHTAHSRAGFALGAVVAAEWLKDKKGFFSITDIFE; encoded by the coding sequence ATGAAAATTGCGCTTTTAGGTTATGGCAAAATGGGGCAGATTATCGAAAAATTTGCTTTAGAACGTGGCCACGAAATCGTATTGAAGATCACGATTGATAATCAAGCCGATTTGACCAGGCAAAACCTTAAACTTGCCGATGTAGCCATCGATTTTAGTACACCAGATTCGGTTTTGAATAACATTTCCACTTGTTTTGATGCGAACGTTCCGGTGGTTGTTGGCACAACAGGCTGGTATGGAAAATTGCAAGAAGTAAAGAATGATTGCAACAGCAGTAACAATGCCCTGTTGTATGGGTCTAACTTCAGTATAGGCGTTAATTTGTTCTTCAAGCTAAACCAAATGCTGGCGAAGCTGATGAATAACTACCCGGCTTACGAAGTTCAGGTAGAAGAAATACACCATACCCAAAAGTTGGATTCTCCGAGCGGCACGGCAATAACCCTTGCCGAAGGGATAGTTGATAACCTCGACCGAAAATCGGAATGGTTGAATGAATTGATAGGAACTCATGTAGAGGTATTTCCAAAAGCCGAGCAACTGCTGATCGAATCGCACAGGATTGAAAATATACCCGGAACGCATTCGGTAATTTACAGTAGCGAGGTTGACGACATTGAAATAAAGCACACGGCACATAGTAGGGCAGGATTTGCGTTGGGAGCGGTTGTAGCCGCAGAATGGCTAAAAGATAAAAAAGGATTTTTTAGCATTACTGATATTTTTGAGTAA
- a CDS encoding ParB/RepB/Spo0J family partition protein: MTSFQRKTGLGRGLSALLDDSESTHPPKQQANAVSETEQIGNISHVSLTEVETNPYQPRTEFDQVALNELADSIKVQGLIQPITVRKLSANKYQLISGERRFRASKLAGLTQVPAYIRSANDQQMLEMALIENIQRENLNAIEVALSFQRMIDEVGLKQEQLGDRVGKNRTTVTNYLRLLKLPPAIQASIRDQRISMGHARALINVDGVDKQLFIHQEILDKSLSVRKVEELVRNLQHAALKTEEKPKAKSVSFQYQKLQDDLASKFATRVKLKVAQNGKGAIEIPFMSDDDLNRILELLDW, encoded by the coding sequence ATGACATCTTTTCAGCGAAAAACAGGTTTAGGAAGAGGGTTAAGTGCGCTTTTAGATGATAGCGAATCTACTCATCCGCCAAAACAGCAGGCAAATGCCGTTAGTGAGACAGAGCAGATTGGCAACATCAGTCATGTAAGTTTAACCGAAGTTGAAACCAATCCATACCAGCCACGAACAGAGTTTGATCAGGTTGCACTAAATGAACTTGCCGATTCGATCAAGGTGCAAGGCTTAATTCAGCCCATTACCGTAAGGAAACTAAGTGCCAATAAGTATCAGCTAATTTCTGGCGAGCGCAGGTTCAGGGCATCAAAATTGGCCGGCTTAACACAAGTTCCGGCGTATATTCGTAGTGCTAACGACCAGCAGATGTTGGAAATGGCTCTAATCGAAAATATTCAGCGGGAAAACCTGAACGCCATTGAAGTGGCCCTAAGTTTTCAGCGCATGATCGATGAAGTAGGGTTGAAACAAGAGCAGTTGGGCGATAGGGTAGGGAAAAATCGTACTACGGTTACCAACTACTTAAGGTTGTTGAAACTTCCGCCCGCCATTCAGGCTTCCATCCGCGATCAACGCATTTCGATGGGGCATGCCCGTGCCTTAATCAATGTCGACGGTGTAGATAAGCAATTGTTCATCCATCAGGAAATATTAGATAAAAGCCTTTCGGTACGTAAAGTAGAAGAGCTCGTTCGCAATTTGCAGCATGCAGCGCTCAAAACCGAAGAAAAGCCGAAAGCGAAAAGTGTATCGTTTCAATATCAGAAACTTCAGGATGATTTGGCCTCGAAATTCGCTACTCGCGTAAAATTAAAAGTTGCTCAAAATGGAAAAGGCGCAATTGAAATCCCTTTTATGAGCGATGACGACTTGAATCGAATTTTAGAGCTATTGGATTGGTAA
- a CDS encoding ParA family protein, giving the protein MSKIIALANQKGGVGKTTSSINLAASLAVLEYKTLLLDADPQANSTSGIGFDPRNIKNSIYECIINDIDPLEAIQKTDTPNLDLLPAHIDLVGAEIEMINLSDREYKMKAVLEKIKDQYDFIIIDCSPSLGLITINALTAADSVIIPVQCEYFALEGLGKLLNTIKIVQNRLNPQLEIEGILLTMYDVRLRLSNQVVEEVKTHFNELVFETIIQRNTRLSEAPSYGVSVIMHDANCKGAINYLNLAREIVKKNGLLKEEEITTATL; this is encoded by the coding sequence ATGAGCAAAATTATTGCATTAGCAAATCAAAAGGGTGGCGTTGGTAAAACAACTTCATCAATAAACCTGGCTGCCAGTTTAGCCGTGTTAGAATACAAAACTCTATTGTTAGATGCTGATCCTCAGGCAAATTCAACCTCAGGCATTGGTTTTGATCCCCGAAATATTAAGAACAGTATTTACGAATGTATCATTAACGACATCGATCCACTGGAAGCGATTCAAAAAACTGATACACCAAATTTAGATCTTTTACCTGCGCATATTGATTTGGTAGGTGCCGAGATCGAGATGATCAACCTCAGCGATCGTGAGTATAAAATGAAAGCAGTACTGGAGAAAATAAAAGACCAATACGATTTTATTATCATCGATTGTTCTCCATCTTTGGGATTGATTACCATTAACGCATTAACTGCTGCCGATTCTGTAATCATTCCTGTTCAGTGCGAATATTTTGCGTTAGAGGGCTTGGGCAAGCTGTTAAATACCATCAAAATAGTTCAAAACCGTTTAAATCCTCAATTGGAAATAGAAGGCATTTTACTTACCATGTACGATGTTCGTTTGCGTTTATCAAACCAGGTTGTTGAAGAGGTAAAAACACACTTTAATGAACTGGTTTTTGAAACCATAATTCAACGGAATACGCGATTGAGCGAGGCGCCGAGCTATGGCGTATCGGTAATTATGCACGATGCAAATTGCAAGGGAGCAATAAATTACCTTAACCTTGCCCGCGAAATCGTAAAAAAGAACGGTTTGTTAAAAGAAGAAGAAATAACTACAGCAACTTTATAA
- a CDS encoding YtxH domain-containing protein, translating into MKFRKLIGKCLAHKSNNNAQVAIALVAGLAAGAVISVLFAPDSGAGTRGRIASGANNLRYGFRDKYNLLKEKVFGVEAIEEDIVEHEVPHFKHKAPKKPKSDIKEILEHAHDNGQVQEGQG; encoded by the coding sequence ATGAAATTTAGAAAATTAATCGGAAAATGCCTGGCGCATAAATCAAATAATAATGCTCAGGTAGCAATTGCCTTAGTTGCAGGACTTGCGGCTGGCGCAGTAATAAGCGTATTGTTTGCGCCTGATAGTGGTGCAGGAACAAGGGGAAGAATTGCCAGCGGAGCAAATAATCTACGTTATGGCTTTCGCGATAAATATAACCTGTTAAAAGAGAAGGTTTTTGGCGTTGAGGCAATTGAAGAGGATATTGTAGAGCACGAAGTTCCGCATTTTAAACACAAGGCACCTAAAAAACCTAAATCTGATATCAAAGAGATTTTAGAGCATGCGCATGACAATGGTCAGGTGCAAGAAGGACAGGGTTAG
- the obgE gene encoding GTPase ObgE, translating into MSQGSNFVDYVKICCRSGKGGAGSSHLHRDILTSMGGPDGGDGGRGGHIIVRGSVHIWTLLHLKYRKHIIAEDGGAGGSSHKFGKQGKDEVLEVPLGTIAKDAETGEVLFEITQDGETKILTAGGRGGLGNAHFKNAVQQTPRFSQPGEPGKEVWNILELKVLADVGLVGFPNAGKSTLLSVVSAAKPEIADYPFTTIVPNLGIVSYRGGKSFVMADIPGIIEGASKGKGLGYRFLRHIERNSVLLFMVPADTSRSIKEEYEILKKELQSYNPELMQKPHVLAITKSDMLDDELMDEMKRELPTNLPSIFISSVAQKNLLELKDLLWKAIEG; encoded by the coding sequence ATGTCACAAGGTTCGAATTTCGTAGATTATGTAAAAATTTGTTGCCGTTCAGGTAAAGGCGGTGCAGGTTCTTCTCATTTGCATCGTGATATTTTAACATCAATGGGCGGTCCTGATGGGGGCGACGGCGGTCGTGGTGGACACATTATTGTGAGAGGAAGCGTTCACATTTGGACATTACTGCACTTGAAATACCGTAAACACATCATAGCCGAAGATGGCGGTGCAGGCGGCAGTTCGCACAAGTTTGGAAAACAAGGTAAGGATGAAGTTTTGGAGGTTCCCCTCGGAACTATCGCAAAAGATGCGGAAACCGGAGAGGTGCTTTTTGAGATCACTCAGGATGGCGAAACAAAAATTTTAACAGCCGGAGGCCGGGGCGGCTTAGGTAATGCGCACTTTAAAAATGCCGTACAGCAAACGCCACGTTTTTCCCAGCCCGGAGAGCCTGGCAAAGAAGTTTGGAATATTCTTGAGCTTAAGGTTTTGGCGGATGTTGGTTTGGTGGGTTTCCCAAATGCCGGTAAATCTACGTTGCTTTCAGTAGTATCTGCAGCCAAGCCAGAAATTGCCGATTACCCTTTCACTACTATTGTTCCGAACCTGGGCATAGTGAGCTACCGGGGTGGAAAGTCGTTTGTAATGGCCGATATTCCGGGAATTATCGAAGGCGCATCAAAGGGTAAAGGTTTGGGCTATCGTTTCCTTCGCCATATAGAAAGAAATTCCGTTTTGCTCTTTATGGTGCCTGCCGATACCAGTCGTTCCATAAAAGAAGAGTATGAAATCCTGAAAAAAGAACTTCAATCGTACAATCCTGAGTTAATGCAAAAGCCACATGTTTTAGCCATTACTAAATCAGATATGCTTGACGATGAACTTATGGACGAAATGAAGCGGGAATTACCAACCAATCTTCCGTCGATATTCATATCATCTGTAGCACAAAAAAATCTTCTCGAGCTGAAAGATCTGCTTTGGAAAGCTATTGAAGGGTAG
- a CDS encoding DUF2130 domain-containing protein, translated as MATEIKCPNCAHVFPMEEAMAEDYKKELREKMVAFTRQKDEEFQRKLATVESEKQQQQRSFETKLAEEKAKLKTDLEGDLRKRIASDFETKLQILEGNAKENEEKLKLAREKELEFLRREQSLKVKEEEMELAFQRKMQEQRNELVEQIRKQEAEKNSIKDTEHQLRLRELEKQLADQKKLAEEMKRKAEQGSMQLQGEVQELILEELLRSNFPFDLIDEVGKGVRGADCIQVVRNQFGQECGKIIYESKRTKDFGGDWIEKLKKDMRSLGVDVAVIVSQCYPKGMDCFGQRDGVWICSFEEVNAVAYVLRDGILRLSSAMKSQENRGDKMHMLYDYLTGAEFSEQWKAIREGFMSMKLSIQRERDAMERLWKAREKQLEKVLLNATHIRGSIEGIAGSDTIQLSLTDDDEQLLLD; from the coding sequence ATGGCTACCGAAATTAAATGTCCTAACTGTGCCCATGTTTTTCCGATGGAAGAAGCCATGGCCGAAGATTATAAGAAAGAACTGAGAGAGAAGATGGTTGCTTTTACGAGGCAAAAGGATGAAGAATTTCAGCGTAAATTAGCTACCGTAGAATCAGAAAAGCAGCAACAACAACGGTCTTTTGAAACGAAATTAGCGGAAGAGAAAGCGAAATTGAAAACCGATTTAGAGGGCGATTTGCGTAAGCGCATTGCTTCTGATTTTGAAACAAAACTGCAAATATTGGAGGGCAACGCCAAAGAAAACGAAGAGAAGTTAAAGCTTGCCCGCGAAAAAGAGCTTGAGTTTTTGCGGAGAGAGCAAAGCCTTAAGGTTAAAGAGGAAGAGATGGAACTGGCGTTTCAGCGTAAAATGCAAGAACAGCGTAATGAGTTGGTGGAACAAATTCGTAAGCAGGAAGCCGAGAAAAACAGCATTAAAGATACTGAACATCAGCTGCGTTTGCGTGAACTGGAAAAGCAACTTGCCGACCAGAAAAAACTTGCTGAAGAAATGAAACGCAAGGCCGAGCAAGGCAGTATGCAATTGCAGGGTGAGGTGCAGGAACTGATTTTGGAGGAATTGTTACGCAGTAATTTCCCTTTCGATTTAATTGATGAAGTTGGCAAAGGCGTTCGCGGTGCCGATTGTATCCAGGTGGTGCGTAACCAGTTTGGACAAGAATGTGGCAAAATTATTTATGAAAGCAAACGTACGAAAGATTTCGGTGGCGACTGGATTGAGAAACTCAAGAAAGACATGCGGAGCCTCGGTGTTGATGTTGCCGTAATTGTAAGTCAGTGTTATCCTAAAGGTATGGATTGCTTTGGCCAGCGTGATGGCGTTTGGATTTGCTCGTTTGAGGAAGTGAATGCGGTTGCGTATGTTTTACGCGACGGAATTTTGCGTTTATCGAGCGCAATGAAATCGCAGGAAAACCGGGGCGATAAAATGCACATGCTTTACGATTATTTAACCGGAGCCGAGTTTTCTGAACAATGGAAAGCCATTCGCGAAGGATTTATGAGTATGAAATTATCTATTCAACGCGAGCGTGATGCCATGGAGCGGTTGTGGAAAGCCCGCGAAAAACAGTTGGAAAAGGTGCTTCTAAATGCAACCCATATTCGAGGCTCCATTGAGGGTATCGCCGGAAGCGACACTATTCAATTAAGTTTAACGGACGATGATGAGCAATTGCTTTTAGATTAA
- a CDS encoding NADPH-dependent FMN reductase, with protein sequence MITIIAATNRLNSNTLKVAKYYQNNLKLKGVDAELFSLEHLPADVLNTDMYGKRSAAFQKIQEQITATDKFLFVMPEYNGSFPGVLKVLIDACAFPESFFEKKAALVGISSGKYGNIRGVDHFTGVCHYIRLHVLPLRLHIPNIRTELDADGNLNQQDTIKFVNEQIEAFINF encoded by the coding sequence ATGATTACGATTATAGCCGCTACGAACAGACTCAATAGCAATACGCTTAAAGTTGCAAAATATTACCAGAACAATTTAAAACTTAAGGGGGTTGATGCGGAATTATTCAGCCTGGAACATTTGCCTGCAGATGTTTTAAATACGGATATGTATGGCAAACGCTCGGCGGCTTTTCAAAAAATTCAGGAGCAAATTACTGCTACGGACAAATTTTTATTTGTTATGCCAGAGTACAATGGCAGTTTCCCCGGCGTTTTGAAAGTATTGATTGATGCCTGTGCTTTTCCGGAAAGTTTCTTCGAAAAAAAAGCGGCGCTGGTTGGCATTTCATCGGGTAAATACGGCAATATTCGCGGTGTAGATCACTTTACGGGTGTATGTCATTATATTCGGTTGCATGTTTTACCGCTGCGCTTACACATTCCAAACATCCGTACGGAGCTGGATGCCGACGGGAATTTGAACCAGCAAGACACAATCAAGTTCGTTAATGAACAAATAGAAGCGTTTATTAACTTCTAA
- a CDS encoding acyl-CoA thioesterase: MPKTNNHIELQFLSEPSDVNYGGKVHGGMMMKWIDQAAFACALQWSQSYCVTVYVGGIRFFHPVHIGHLVKMEARIIYTGKTSMHIAVDAYSKPVGQTDFVKNTHCIIVFVAVDEDGQPKPIPPFKPKTEREIAMHGYAIKLMELRKSIDKEMEPYIA; the protein is encoded by the coding sequence ATGCCGAAAACAAATAATCACATCGAACTACAGTTCTTGAGCGAGCCATCTGATGTAAACTATGGGGGCAAAGTTCACGGTGGAATGATGATGAAATGGATCGACCAGGCCGCTTTTGCCTGTGCGTTGCAATGGAGCCAGAGCTATTGCGTAACGGTTTATGTTGGCGGCATCAGGTTTTTCCACCCTGTGCATATTGGCCACCTGGTAAAAATGGAGGCGCGAATTATTTATACAGGCAAAACAAGCATGCATATTGCGGTTGATGCCTATTCGAAACCCGTCGGCCAAACCGACTTTGTTAAAAATACGCACTGTATTATCGTTTTTGTAGCTGTTGATGAGGATGGGCAGCCAAAACCCATACCACCCTTTAAACCGAAAACCGAAAGAGAAATCGCCATGCACGGCTATGCCATAAAATTGATGGAACTGCGCAAAAGCATTGATAAGGAAATGGAACCTTATATTGCTTAA
- a CDS encoding DUF5683 domain-containing protein — MKFLILFTLITGLFVNLASAQVRDTVIKSTDSVKTQVIKPVRKDTTTKVMSRQDSMKAAYVNPGKVAGRKAVFRSMIIPGWGQLYNMQILDDGYGTRAGKSQTLQKVYTGAKIAAIYAGFTVLTMSYIESTKQYKLFLKELQYRDANNGAPDPNGPFGSRYSTSGITNGKDTYRRNRQIVLGSYLLVYAANVIDAYVAARLHFFNIDDELSFKVSPSVITSNSLYGFNGTPALKLSLTF; from the coding sequence GTGAAGTTTTTAATACTGTTTACTTTAATTACGGGCCTTTTCGTAAACCTTGCTTCGGCTCAGGTTAGGGATACGGTAATAAAATCTACCGATAGTGTAAAAACACAGGTTATTAAGCCGGTAAGGAAAGATACTACAACCAAGGTAATGAGCCGGCAAGATTCGATGAAAGCCGCTTATGTAAATCCCGGAAAGGTTGCAGGAAGAAAGGCGGTTTTCCGATCGATGATTATTCCCGGCTGGGGGCAGCTGTACAATATGCAAATTCTCGACGATGGCTATGGTACCAGGGCGGGTAAAAGCCAAACCTTGCAAAAGGTGTACACGGGGGCTAAAATAGCAGCTATTTATGCCGGTTTTACGGTGTTAACCATGTCGTACATAGAGAGTACCAAACAATATAAGCTTTTTCTGAAAGAACTGCAATATCGCGATGCCAATAATGGTGCTCCGGATCCCAATGGGCCTTTTGGTAGCAGATACTCAACATCGGGCATTACCAATGGAAAGGATACCTACCGAAGAAACCGTCAGATTGTTTTAGGTTCGTACCTTTTGGTCTATGCAGCCAACGTTATCGATGCTTATGTAGCTGCTCGTTTGCACTTTTTTAATATTGATGATGAACTGAGCTTTAAAGTTTCACCCTCAGTAATCACTTCAAATTCCCTATATGGTTTTAATGGTACACCCGCCTTAAAACTCTCACTAACATTTTAA